A genome region from Chiroxiphia lanceolata isolate bChiLan1 chromosome 5, bChiLan1.pri, whole genome shotgun sequence includes the following:
- the SLC25A17 gene encoding peroxisomal membrane protein PMP34 isoform X2, with the protein MTAMTVFFPLDTARLRLQVDEKRKSKTTPAVLLEIIKEEGLLAPYRGWFPVISSLCCSNFVYFYTFNSLKALWVKGQHSTTGKDLVLGVVAGVVNVLLTTPLWVVNTRLKLQGAKFRNEDIVPTNYRGIIDAFHQIIRDEGVLALWNGTFPSLLLVFNPAIQFMFYEGFKRKLLKKQLQLTSLDAFVIGAIAKAVATTLTYPLQTVQSILRFGRHRLNPENRTLGSLRNVLYLLQQRVRRFGLVGLYKGLEAKLLQTVLTAALMFLVYEKLTAATFTVMGLKHSRKH; encoded by the exons ATGACTGCaatgactgtattttttcctttggataCAGCTAGGCTTAGACTTCAGG ttgaTGAGAAGCGGAAATCTAAGACAACACCGGCAGTTCTTTTGGAAATAATCAAAGAAGAAGGCTT GTTGGCACCATATCGAGGATGGTTCCCTGTTATCtccagcctttgctgctccaattttgtttatttttatacatttaataGTCTTAAAGCCCTCTGGGTCAAAGGTCAGCATTCAACCACTGGGAAGGACTTGGTTCTTGGGGTTGTTGCAG GTGTAGTGAATGTACTCCTGACCACTCCTCTTTGGGTAGTGAACACACGTCTGAAGCTGCAGGGAGCAAAATTCAGAAATGAAGACATTGTACCAACTAATTATAGAGGCATAATAG ATGCCTTTCATCAGATAATAAGAGATGAAGGAGTCTTAGCTTTGTGGAACGGTACTTTCCCCTCCTTGCTTCTGGTCTTCAATCCTGCCATACAGTTCATGTTTTATGAAGGCTTTAAACgaaagcttttgaaaaagcagctgcaa CTCACATCTTTGGATGCTTTTGTCATTGGTGCAATAGCCAAAGCAGTTGCCACGACCCTCACTTATCCTCTGCAGACAGTACAGTCAATTCTGAGG tttggacGCCACAGGTTGAACCCAGAGAACCGAACACTAGGCAGTCTTAGAAATGTTCTTTACCTTCTTCAACAGAGAGTGAG GCGTTTTGGATTAGTGGGACTCTACAAAGGCCTTGAAGCAAAGCTCCTGCAGACAGTCCTTACTGCTGCTCTTATGTTTCTGGTATATGAGAAACTGACTGCTGCAACCTTCACAGTCATGGGATTAAAGCACTCACGCAAACATTGA